GTGCCGCACGGCGAAACGCCCGATGCGGTGCGCAATCACGAGGCGCTCAAAGGCGTATCGATTCCGCGCACCGGACAGGCCGGTTCGGTCGGAACATTGGTCACCAAAACGCTGGTCATCGCCGGTGATCCCGAAGTCACCACCTTGGCACCGCGTCCGCGCGGCGCGGTGCTGCGCGCGTACGACAAGGCCACCGGCAAGGAAGTGGGCGGCGTGAACCTGCCGGCGCCACAAAGTGGATCGCCGATGACCTATACCGTGGGCGGGAAGCAGTACATCGTCATTGCCGTCAGCGGCGGTCCGTACTCCGGTGAATACATCGCCTTCCGTTTGCCCACGGCAGGCGCACGGTGACGCGGCCGTCCGTTCGTGGCCGACGTGCCGTTGGCCTGCTGGGCGCGCTCATCGTCATGCCGCTGTGGGCGGGCTTGGCGGCCACTCCCGACGCCGCCGCCCACGGGCGACAGAACGAACGGACGACGTGGGACAGCGTCTTCTCCGCAACGCAGGCAGGCCGCGGCGAGACCACCTACAAGCAACTCTGCGCACGCTGCCATATGGAGACGCTGGCCGGTGGCGACGAGGCCGGCGAACTCACCGGCAGCGCGTTCATGAGCAGCTGGAACGGACAAACGCTCGCCGAGTTGCACGAACGCATTCGCACCACCATGCCCACCGATACCCCC
This region of Gemmatimonas groenlandica genomic DNA includes:
- a CDS encoding c-type cytochrome, with amino-acid sequence MTRPSVRGRRAVGLLGALIVMPLWAGLAATPDAAAHGRQNERTTWDSVFSATQAGRGETTYKQLCARCHMETLAGGDEAGELTGSAFMSSWNGQTLAELHERIRTTMPTDTPGVYTSQQVTDVIAYMLRFNGFPPGSVELTHTNDALKSIRFVTTKP